CACAATTACGTAAATTAGATGCGTATTCGTCAGGAAATTTAATATTGTGGGTAATCCAGTGGAAGAACGCTTCCTTCATGCGCGTGTCTAACCGAAATGACGGGACTGGACATCTCCCATTTTCTAGTACATGAAGCGAATCGCGATCACAAATATCTGGCAAATCTAATCTAGACTTCAAATTATCTTTTGTCTTTCCCGGGACATTTAGAACAGTGTTCATGAGGTTGTGGAAGACGTTCTTCCCGATGTGCATGACATCTAGATTATGTTTCAACAAAAGATCTTTCCAATAAGGCAATACCCAAAAAATGCTATGTTTATACCAATTGTGATTGATGCCAGCACCGTAAACAACAACATGTCCATTACCACCACAATCTGTAGTCCTCTCTGCTCCAAAGTCTCTTAACTGTTCCAGTAAAATATTTCCGTCAACTTCAGGAGGTGGTGCATCAACCACTTGCTTATTCTTCCTAAACAATGTCCTCGAACGCCGATAAAGGTGACGAGCTGGTAGAAATCTTctatgacaatcaaaccaactcgTTTTACGTCCGTGCCTCAACTGGAACGCATCTGTGTTATCTTGACAGTACGGACATGCTAACCTTCCATGAGTTGACCATCCAGATAGCATCCCATAAGCTGGAAAGTCACTAATCGTCCACATAAGTGCTGCACGCATCTGGAAATTCTGCTTGGTTGAAACGTCATATGCTGTAGCACCATGATCCCATAACATTTTCAGCTCATATATCAACGGTTGCAGAAACACATCAAGAGATCTCTTCGGATGATCTGGACCGGGAACCAAAAtcgaaaggaaaagaaactctCTACGCATGCACAAAGATGGCGGTAAGTTATAAGGTGTTACGATTACTGGCCACAACGAATATTGCCTTCCATGCTTTCCAAATGGGTTGAAACCATCTGTAGATAATCCTAGGTACACGTTTCTTGGCTCATACGCAAAATCTGGATACACAGATTGGAAATGCCTCCATGCTTCTGCATCTGAAGGATGTGTAATCTCTCCGTTTGATCTATGTTCTGCGTGCCATCTCATTGGACCAGCCGTACGCTCAGATTGATATAATTGCTTCAGCCTTTCTGTGATCGGTAAATACCACATCCGCTTATATGGAACTGGAACCCTACCGCTTGTTTCCTGATATCTTGGTTTTTGACAAAATCGACACCTTGTCctatcttcgtcttctctccaaTAGATCATGCAattatcttcgcatacatcTATCATTTGATACGGCAAACCAAGACCGGCGACCAATTTCTGAATCTCGTAATATGTACCTGGAAAATGATTATCTTCAGGCAAAATGTCTTTCACAAAATCTGTTATCGCATCCACACATTCCTCAGCCAAATTGTAGTCCGTCTTTATGGTCATCAATCTGCTTGCAGATGATAAAGCCGAATGACCTTCCCTACAACCTTCATATAACGGCTGCTTAGCTGCGTCcaacatagaaaaaaacttgCATGCCTCTGCATTAGGTTCCTCTAACCTATCAACATTTTGACCCATCGATTGCATATTTTCCCtatatgcatcattcaccatctcaACAGTACCCACACCATAATCTACTTCTGTTCTAGGTTCCTCTACGCTATCAACAATATATGGTTCGCTAGAACTAATATACTCTGGTCTTTCACCATGGAGAAACCAAATTTTGTAACCCGGCATAAAACCATTCGAAGAAAGATGACCCCATACTAAATCAATCCTAATATTGTGAGAATTCCGGCAAATCGAACATGGACATTTCAACTTACGTGTTTGAAGAACGATCGGTTGTTGGCATGCCAACTCCATAAACTCGCCTACACCACGAGCATACTCATCATTCAATAAATTTGATTCTGGATCGAGCATCGGTCCGTCCATCCAAGAtcgaaaataagaagaagaagacattttttttttctaaaaaaatgagtGAGAGTATGAGAAGGAGTGGTTCGTTTTTATAGAGAAAGTAAATTTTGTATCCGCCCGTACTCTGTCAGTAATCCGTcagtaatttttgaaattttcaaggGCTATACAACGGCTACATTAACGGATATATTTACCGACGAATATCCGACAGATATTTATTTAAACGACTATAATAAGTTTATGGACGGATTTCCGACGGCTGTAAATTAATACCCGTCGGAAATCTGTCGGTAATTGAATAATATACAaacgacaacaacaacggaTATATTTACCGACGAAATTCCGACGAAAAATACTGACGGTTGTATCTGGTCAGTAATCCGTCAGAAATGTTGATTTACCGATGAGATTCCGACGGAAAATACGGACGGTAATATCTGGTCGGTAATCCGTCGAAAATTTTGACAGATTATTGACGGCAACTGTTTGTCGATAAATTTCCGACGGAAAACTGACAAACTTTTATGGTATCAGAAATCGGTCAGTATACCGTCGGTAATTACCGACAGATAGTTGCCCGTCAGAAGTGCCATCAGTTATGaccttattttcttgtagtattGATGTATGTGTTGCTACACCCTTCTTAAAACACAATTTGAAATTGGAAATTCTAGTGGATGTTACGGATAGTTAGCCATGCTTACCATTTTCTtatattctattattttttacagTAAATAACGTTTTATTTGGATTCATGCAATTTCACATATTAGAAGacgaaaatattaaatacacCATATACCTATCACAAGCTCGTACGTAAACTATGAAACCAATTAGTAAATTAAGCAATAAGTAAACAAGAACTAATCTTGGTTAGATTATGTGTGAGATATATATAGTCGAATTTACACAGGGAACTATGGAACTAAGGCAAAAGCCATTACAAAATTTATCCCAAATTTTTATTcgtatatttacaaatataccCTCCAAAAACGAAAAACCCACCCATATTCGTATATCGAAAGTGTTAACATTTCGTCCCCCTAAGATTTGACTATCGGCAAGCAAAACCCAAACCGGTTTCTTCCTCTTACAATCTTCTTGCAATCATCAGTTTGATCCTGTTAAGCTTCAAAGTATCACCACTTGAATCAACCAAGATCAATCTTGCCAACATAGGAGCATCACAACACATCGTTTGATGATGTAAAGCTTAGCTCTTTGCTCTCTAAGAACACCTCCAAGACCTCTGCTACCCGAAACTCTTCTCTTCAAAACTCCCATCTTCGGTATAAACAGAGATTTTCTTTAAGGTTTCTTCTTTGATGGTTTTAAAGCTTTTACTTGTGAAGATAAGAGAAAGTGATTAATTGAGATGAGCAAAGAAAGGTcttttatagaagaagaagagagttgtgtAGGGACAAACAAGTCGAAGTCGCGCGTGGAAGTGCACCCCAAGTCACCCGACACTGTCTCTCACCATCCACTTGTGTTAAATGTCATACATCATTTTCAATGTTTTGAGATAGACAGATTATAATTTAGCGTATTTATATTGGTATTGCCGTCATTTGTGATAGGATTTGAATTGTAAAATTGATTTATcagaaaatgattaaaacataaataaaagggTCCAAATAAAAAGACATATGTAATTTATAGTGATACATTTCTAAATGTGAGGGTTACATAACTTTTTGGAAGTTTACAATTTATTCCTTTATTTTCACCGACGACAAACGAATTAGACGCTCAATAACAAATAAATGAGAACAATTAGGAATTTAGGATAAACAAATACATGTTGATCAACATGATTTTATTGAAATCTATCATCACTTCTTCACCTCATCACAAAAACCTAATGCTCCACAACTCATAAATATTGATTAGTAGAATTTAAATCTGGTAAAAATGCACATGTGACttgtgaattttttaaaaaaaatcaattttaagaTATTACCTTTCTTATTGGTTGTCCACAAAAtgacaatataataaaatatttaacgattatataattatttttaatgtttttattttttattccgatatttttatattttcgaTGATTCTACGGGTTTTACTACAAAAAGGAATTGTTTATtgacttttcaaaaatattatatttcttacAAGTTAATTTTTATGCAATATTATTGTGAATCTCAAATACGTATCTACATTAGGTTTGAACATGAATCGGATAAGCCAGTTATCGTGTTCATATTTTATGCGGTCACAAGCCGCGAACATGTATGCCCCTCTTTGTTCCCTCTTTTATTTTCAACCAAATATTTTGAGACCTTTAATTATAATAGATTGCgagaatacaaaatattaaagctcataaattaattattcatatatataaatataaatatattccaTTTAAAATTACGTGTCAAACCTtggttaattataaattaaattgaaatatggaatcaaatttgaagttttaatttaatttggacaAACCGGATCAAATTATTAGTAGTCAGctaaaaatttgattatttgtaCATGTTCGATTATACAAGCTTCTGAaatgtaataatatatagttgattggtttatttgaaaatattatatttaataattttatcattttggtACTTTGTTTGGACAGTATGAATTTAAAGAATATAacttttgaataataatttgtttttgtgttggaTCCACGTCAGAACAGTTAGACCTTCCATTCGAGTTGAACATATGGTGCATTGTCGATGTGGCAATGATGATTTtggaagatgatgacatggttCGTAGATACTACTAGCTTAAAGCCAAAAAGTGGGTGCTATTAAATGTAATGTGATGATATTTTTgggtatatattaatatatatctggGTCTTTTTAGCTTAACACATCTGGGTCTTTCAGCCCATGAGTTGTTCGACTTAAAAGTTTTGgttagtttaaactttaaacagaAGCAAAAGTTTGATCTACACGTTAAATGTCGATGGTCTAAGAAGGGTTACTATAATTCATATTTAGTAACGGGTTGATTTTCTCGCAACCGCTTACATTNtttcaacttttttttttttttttttttttttttttttttttaaagggtttaaaatgtgtaaaagttacGACTGTACTTGTTTGGTATTAACTATATTAATCATAGTAATCGCTTCACATCGTATTATAACGTTTCAAATTGctctaaatttaaaactcaCTTTTTAGTATATGCCATAGCGGATGGTTGATTTTTTCtgtctatattatatatattttcttgaataataataaatatcatatagaACACtccaaaaattaatttctcTTTCATTGTTGTATCAAATATTATCTTTATAATTCTTATCTacatgatacatatatataattaaactatatatatatataattttataacatatttgtatataaacgTTCCAAATTACCTCTCAGGAAATGTTCTCAAGTcatttgatgatttatttatatttatcaattcattattatgtaatttttgtttttgatataaacaatGTATTTTATGGTAGTTTTATGTTAAACTGTTATCGTATCTGTTTGTAATCATCTATCCGTGTCCGCAAACACATTTGTGCGTTGAAAACTTGAAAGCAATTAAGTTATAGGGAGATTCCATAtgacaaaacaagaacaaaacacataagaaaataaagagttAACGTTAAAAACTTCAAATGCACTTAGTTTTGgactttttaaatataaagtTAAAACCTAGCCCATTAATATCGACATAGCTTAGCCCATTTAGTCAGCCTTAATTTCGTTGTAGCTTTCAAATTCTTGTATGCATGCATTGTAATGCTGGCTCGAAAGTCGAAAGTGTAAGAGATACGCAAATACGCAATGATACACTATTCAATAGCTCAATATTCTCGTATCATTCCCGTATtcatgtcatttataaaacattCTGTTTATAGTTATATTCTAGAGTATTCTATGtacaagtatatatagatgtgtACAGTCTTCTGTATAATATAAGATTCATCTTCTACCGAAAGTTCCAACACTTTACAACGAGATATGCATTGTTATGATCAATGGGCTCATCTAGAAATTGTAATCTCCCTAATACTCACCCTAAAATAACTATATACACTCCAAACCATTTTTACATTTATtctctatatatgtaaaaatgtaaaagagTACTATATATGGGCAAAACGGGGCTTGCAAACATGCATGTGAACCGAGGATAAGAGGCACGAGgcttttatagatatataacaTGCAATCATAGTGgatgtcaagaaaaaaaacatgcaacCTGCAGTGTAAAGAATCGTTGTGATATATATACTCGAATTGATATGTTACTTTAATGAAATGATATGGAGTCTGGACTTCAGTTTGAATAAAATGATATGGTTTTTTATAAAGGCTATTTCTGATAGACATAGTTGATaacttattttacaaaagtttaaCGATTCAAGCAGAATAAAGGCTGAAAGATTCTCCACGCATTGAGACTGACGACATATACGTAATTTGGTTATAACTTACAAGTATACAcagttgttgtttatttttttgcatgatgatcatcataataactttttttttttgaacaaatgaatCATAATAACTAAACCAACTTATTCTAGTTAAATGGTTAAAGAGGTTTTCCTAGAACTTGAATGATTTAGAGGTTGGGTTTCTTTAGATTCCAAGATATAGTTTGGTTAGGTCTGTAACTTGTTCagttatttaaaaagaattgatgTGAAGATTAGTTTCCAAAGCCTAATGTAATCTTGAGTCTGAATCCTCTAAATGTATCACCATTTCTTTGATTCAGAGAAAACCCTTATAATGTGAAGTTTCATTAAACTGTCAGTTGATACCTCTTGTTAGTTAATTAACCGCGATTTGTAGTAATGAAATAATGCAAACAATACGTTTAAGCTTAAAGCAAGTCAATGGCGTAACACATTTTGATGTCTTTAGAAGTTCTAAAACATGTCGGTCCATTTGTATGGTGAGCTCGTTGACTTGGTTGACCTTGAACTAGCACTTTATCATGTGGTGACGTAACTGCGTTCGTCATTACAACACAAAAAATTCCCTAAAGATATatctaaaaaaaggaaaaagtaattATATGCATATGCAAGTTGCTAAGTTAAATCAAATTCGCTCATGGGGTGTCATGTCGACAACGTGAATGTACTTACTACAAAAACACTCAAAtacagtattaattaataatttttaagacaTCATtcttatacaatttttattGTAGAAAACTCAGGTCCACTAACCATGGAAACACAtttattaacaaatata
The Camelina sativa cultivar DH55 chromosome 6, Cs, whole genome shotgun sequence genome window above contains:
- the LOC104793884 gene encoding uncharacterized protein LOC104793884, whose translation is MSSSSYFRSWMDGPMLDPESNLLNDEYARGVGEFMELACQQPIVLQTRKLKCPCSICRNSHNIRIDLVWGHLSSNGFMPGYKIWFLHGERPEYISSSEPYIVDSVEEPRTEVDYGVGTVEMVNDAYRENMQSMGQNVDRLEEPNAEACKFFSMLDAAKQPLYEGCREGHSALSSASRLMTIKTDYNLAEECVDAITDFVKDILPEDNHFPGTYYEIQKLVAGLGLPYQMIDVCEDNCMIYWREDEDRTRCRFCQKPRYQETSGRVPVPYKRMWYLPITERLKQLYQSERTAGPMRWHAEHRSNGEITHPSDAEAWRHFQSVYPDFAYEPRNVYLGLSTDGFNPFGKHGRQYSLWPVIVTPYNLPPSLCMRREFLFLSILVPGPDHPKRSLDVFLQPLIYELKMLWDHGATAYDVSTKQNFQMRAALMWTISDFPAYGMLSGWSTHGRLACPYCQDNTDAFQLRHGRKTSWFDCHRRFLPARHLYRRSRTLFRKNKQVVDAPPPEVDGNILLEQLRDFGAERTTDCGGNGHVVVYGAGINHNWYKHSIFWVLPYWKDLLLKHNLDVMHIGKNVFHNLMNTVLNVPGKTKDNLKSRLDLPDICDRDSLHVLENGRCPVPSFRLDTRMKEAFFHWITHNIKFPDEYASNLRNCVDMAEGKFTGMKSHDCHVVMQRLLPFAFEHLLPSNVHQAIAGVGAFFRDLCSRTLTVDGIRNLEENIPMILCNLEKIFPPSFFDVMEHLPIHLPREAKLGGPVQYRWMYPFERYMFHLKKKVKNLSKVEGSIVAQSINEEASNFAEFYFPAQVRTKRRRPTRHDDGGEVASYSVYVPNLFTQVGRLSGTRKNRQLSQQEYTHLHMYILTNCEDIMEYKRIYMALIRSYYPTYTEEQLDEHKQRDFAPWLKYYVNDENEKGQTFPTWLVELVNGSNYIATSCPGYCTRGYAFRIHEEGSRRKTTDSGISSHTSDVVYYGVLREILEVRYPGIVDQFGVTSVNIRRRLVKYDPFILASQADQVCYIRHPRVSNTRDRWVTVTQIYRVADHDPLQPSGVGYMAPVEHSFDVDLVVDFSQFTDDRVDLESEDEIGEFDGDDSLSFF
- the LOC104790185 gene encoding uncharacterized protein LOC104790185; its protein translation is MGVLKRRVSGSRGLGGVLREQRAKLYIIKRCVVMLLCWQD